In the genome of Ignisphaera cupida, one region contains:
- a CDS encoding ABC transporter permease: MGLLRYVAIRAALIIPSVLILYTLVFIVLRILPGNPVIAALGTKNIPEEQLNAIMSELGLNKPLYVQYFEYLINFAKGDMGKSMIVRGRPIASDIADKLPATLELTIWSILISLAIGLGLGYLGAQSRSKYINAFVRLLGSAVFIIFIPALGLSLQLVFSKYLRLLPSSGRISDIVNFKPITGIYTLDALIQLNINAFIDALQHLLLPAFTLGLVLSGPYMRLTLNNLEAILESKMVEAYRARGISEAKILKHAFKHVLIPVVTYTGLQFALLMGGAVLTETTFNWPGIGTYLVDKVMYRDYTAIQAVVVLFAIIVGVISLIVDIIYAVIDPRVRY; encoded by the coding sequence ACACACTTGTGTTTATAGTGTTAAGGATTTTGCCTGGAAACCCTGTAATAGCTGCTTTGGGCACAAAGAATATTCCTGAAGAACAGTTAAATGCTATAATGAGCGAACTTGGCTTAAACAAACCTCTTTATGTGCAATACTTCGAGTATTTAATAAACTTTGCTAAAGGTGATATGGGCAAGTCAATGATTGTTAGAGGTAGGCCTATTGCAAGTGATATAGCTGATAAGCTTCCAGCAACTCTAGAACTGACTATTTGGTCAATACTAATAAGTTTGGCAATAGGCTTGGGACTAGGCTATTTAGGTGCGCAATCAAGGAGTAAATACATCAATGCTTTCGTTAGGTTACTAGGCTCAGCAGTGTTCATAATATTCATACCAGCACTTGGATTATCACTTCAGCTAGTATTTTCAAAGTATTTACGTCTACTACCTAGCAGTGGCAGAATCTCTGATATTGTGAATTTCAAGCCAATTACAGGTATTTACACATTGGATGCGCTAATCCAGCTAAACATTAACGCATTTATCGATGCGCTTCAGCATTTGCTTTTACCAGCTTTCACACTAGGCCTTGTTCTTTCAGGTCCATACATGAGGCTAACACTAAACAATTTAGAGGCGATACTAGAATCGAAAATGGTTGAAGCGTATAGAGCTAGGGGGATAAGCGAAGCGAAGATACTGAAACACGCATTTAAACATGTGCTCATACCTGTTGTAACATATACAGGACTTCAGTTTGCACTTCTCATGGGAGGTGCAGTACTAACAGAGACAACTTTTAACTGGCCTGGCATTGGGACATACCTTGTTGACAAGGTTATGTACAGAGACTATACAGCGATACAGGCTGTTGTTGTTCTATTTGCTATCATAGTTGGTGTAATTAGTTTGATTGTTGACATTATCTATGCTGTTATAGATCCTAGGGTTAGATACTGA